In Drosophila pseudoobscura strain MV-25-SWS-2005 chromosome 4, UCI_Dpse_MV25, whole genome shotgun sequence, the following proteins share a genomic window:
- the Snapin gene encoding SNAPIN protein homolog, with protein MDKDSDSTVTSLDENTENFCTNPTRDILAEGITNLFKPTIEKLDERVASTIQLQTELRGQLAALAAQLRDIEKAQHQIPEFADKVKELLNVKHKVTIISNVLSTSQERLTGLHKLIEKEQRRRQALLDSALSTNIS; from the coding sequence ATGGACAAAGACTCTGATAGCACTGTAACATCTTTGGACGAGAACACAGAAAACTTCTGCACCAATCCCACCCGCGACATCTTGGCCGAGGGCATCACCAACCTCTTTAAGCCCACCATCGAGAAGTTGGACGAACGCGTTGCTTCCACCATACAACTGCAAACGGAGCTGCGTGGCCAGCTGGCCGCCCTCGCCGCCCAACTGCGGGACATCGAGAAAGCCCAGCATCAAATTCCCGAATTCGCAGACAAGGTGAAGGAGCTGCTCAACGTGAAGCACAAGGTGACCATCATCAGCAACGTGCTGAGCACGAGCCAAGAGCGGCTGACGGGGCTGCACAAGCTCATAGAGAAGGAGCAGCGGAGGCGTCAGGCCCTTCTA